A stretch of Sulfurovum zhangzhouensis DNA encodes these proteins:
- a CDS encoding efflux RND transporter permease subunit: MIEKLIAASVKNRFLILMAVLFMIIGSVWSMKHTPLDALPDLSPPQVIVKVNWKGQSPEIIEDQGTYPLVSQFLAISDIKTVRGFSTYENALIYIIFKEGTDLYWARSRVLEQLASVQSKLPDTMEVSLGPDASGVGWAFEYALTSKTKTLEELRTLQDYYYKYGLMGVDGVSEVASIGGFVPTYQVTVNNDALAQYSLSIKDIARTLKENNNDTGGRIVIHNGYEWMVQAKGYLKDLEEIRNLVITTKGGVPLTLGDVGRVEKVPMARRGLADLNGEGEVVGGIVMVRYGEDVYSALERIKQKMQELKVEGVNVVTTYDRSELIGKAVDTLKSTLIEESIIVVVIIGLFLMHLRSSLITLIILPLTIGMTFLLMKLFGIGSNIMSLGGIAIAIGAMVDASIVMIENAHKAILKRQEELGSKLSHQERIATIVKAAQVVGRPIFFALALVVVSFLPIFALSGQEGLLFTPLAYTKTFAMTAGALLSVTLVPVLMIYMVRGKIIPESKNPLNRFFIWLYTPILTYGLKFKYIIIAVATLLIFFTFLLYQKLNWEFMPMLDEQSVMYMPVTPYGISVDQSKALTQKTDRILKSFPEVETVFGKGGRADTATDPAPLGMIETIITFKPKNEWREGMTTEKLIAQMDAALQVPGLINSWTYPIRGRIDMLLSGIRTPLGIKLYGKDDKGLQEISKQIETTLRSLNSTQSVIADQASAGYFIDIKINTEALKRYDIDKSLILEYVSTAIGGKQITTMYKDLERYPVALRFEEDERRNLDEIRNIQIKTPLGFVPLRTFVDVGYRESASVIKSEMATPVTFISITPKIGMSAVTYKEEAIKALEKIKLPDGYYIQWAGQSEYLESAMQKIIWIVPLVLLLILVLIYFALRALIPSLIVFFTLPFALLGGLIYIDMLQFNMSIAVIVGFLALLGVAAETAIVMIVYLKESVEQMRLKVGDRFDLKYLNDAIYEGAVQRVRPKLMTVFAILAGLLPIMYTHGVGSEVMQRIAAPMIGGMISSALLSLLLIPIFYEIYEKIQLKKTKKE; encoded by the coding sequence ATGATTGAGAAATTGATAGCAGCCAGTGTCAAGAACCGTTTTTTGATTCTCATGGCGGTACTTTTTATGATCATAGGATCCGTCTGGTCTATGAAGCATACACCTCTGGATGCCCTCCCGGACCTTTCACCACCGCAGGTGATCGTGAAGGTAAATTGGAAAGGACAAAGCCCGGAAATCATCGAGGATCAAGGAACTTATCCTTTGGTTTCACAATTCCTTGCTATTTCAGATATCAAGACAGTACGCGGATTCTCTACTTATGAGAATGCTCTGATCTATATAATTTTTAAAGAAGGAACTGACCTCTATTGGGCCCGTTCCAGAGTACTTGAACAGCTTGCCTCAGTGCAGAGCAAACTGCCCGACACTATGGAAGTTTCACTGGGACCGGACGCATCGGGGGTTGGATGGGCCTTTGAGTATGCACTGACCTCCAAAACCAAAACACTTGAAGAGTTACGTACGCTGCAGGACTACTATTATAAATACGGGCTGATGGGTGTTGATGGCGTAAGTGAAGTTGCGTCAATCGGCGGCTTTGTCCCAACGTACCAGGTAACGGTCAACAATGATGCACTGGCTCAGTATAGTCTCTCCATCAAAGATATCGCACGTACCCTAAAAGAGAATAACAACGATACAGGCGGCCGAATCGTGATACACAACGGTTATGAATGGATGGTACAGGCAAAGGGATATCTCAAAGATCTTGAAGAGATACGTAACCTTGTTATCACTACAAAAGGGGGAGTGCCTCTTACATTGGGGGATGTTGGACGTGTTGAGAAAGTGCCGATGGCAAGACGCGGGTTGGCAGATCTCAATGGTGAAGGAGAGGTCGTTGGAGGGATCGTCATGGTACGCTACGGTGAGGATGTTTACAGTGCCCTGGAACGCATCAAACAAAAGATGCAAGAGCTTAAAGTTGAGGGGGTGAATGTCGTCACGACTTATGACCGGTCCGAGCTGATCGGCAAAGCAGTGGATACGTTAAAAAGTACGCTGATTGAAGAGAGTATCATCGTAGTAGTGATCATCGGGCTGTTTTTAATGCATCTTCGCTCTTCTCTCATCACTCTGATCATCCTGCCTCTCACCATCGGTATGACCTTTTTACTGATGAAACTCTTTGGGATAGGATCGAACATTATGAGTCTTGGAGGGATCGCCATTGCTATCGGTGCAATGGTAGATGCTTCGATAGTCATGATTGAAAATGCCCATAAAGCGATACTCAAACGTCAAGAAGAACTGGGAAGCAAGCTTAGCCACCAGGAACGTATCGCTACGATCGTGAAGGCTGCACAGGTAGTAGGTAGACCGATCTTCTTTGCACTGGCACTGGTCGTAGTATCATTTTTACCTATCTTTGCACTCTCAGGTCAGGAGGGACTGCTTTTTACTCCGCTGGCCTATACTAAGACCTTCGCGATGACTGCGGGGGCATTGTTGTCAGTGACACTTGTTCCTGTGCTGATGATCTATATGGTCAGGGGAAAGATTATACCCGAATCCAAAAATCCTCTGAACCGTTTTTTTATCTGGCTCTATACCCCGATATTGACCTATGGACTCAAGTTCAAATACATCATCATTGCAGTTGCAACTCTATTGATATTCTTTACATTCTTGCTTTATCAAAAGCTGAATTGGGAGTTTATGCCGATGCTTGATGAACAGAGTGTGATGTATATGCCTGTCACACCTTACGGTATCTCTGTGGATCAAAGCAAAGCGCTGACACAAAAAACAGACCGGATACTCAAAAGCTTTCCGGAGGTTGAAACTGTTTTTGGTAAAGGGGGAAGAGCTGATACGGCAACCGACCCGGCACCGTTAGGAATGATAGAGACCATCATCACTTTCAAACCGAAAAATGAATGGAGAGAGGGGATGACAACCGAAAAATTGATAGCACAGATGGATGCAGCACTTCAGGTTCCGGGTCTTATCAATTCATGGACCTATCCTATCAGGGGACGTATCGATATGCTGCTTTCGGGTATCCGTACACCACTGGGGATCAAACTTTACGGTAAGGATGACAAAGGGCTTCAAGAGATTTCCAAGCAGATCGAAACAACGCTTCGTTCGCTTAACAGTACACAGTCAGTGATCGCTGACCAAGCAAGTGCAGGATATTTCATTGATATTAAGATCAATACCGAAGCACTTAAACGCTATGACATTGACAAATCATTGATCCTGGAATATGTCTCTACTGCGATCGGAGGAAAACAGATCACTACCATGTATAAAGATCTGGAACGTTATCCTGTTGCACTACGGTTTGAAGAGGATGAAAGACGTAACCTTGATGAGATACGAAATATTCAGATCAAAACACCATTGGGATTTGTACCGTTGAGGACCTTTGTCGATGTAGGATACCGTGAAAGCGCATCAGTCATCAAAAGTGAGATGGCAACACCCGTTACCTTCATCTCTATCACGCCAAAGATCGGTATGAGTGCTGTTACTTATAAAGAAGAAGCGATCAAAGCACTGGAAAAGATAAAATTGCCAGATGGATACTATATCCAATGGGCAGGGCAGTCTGAATACCTTGAGTCTGCCATGCAAAAAATCATATGGATCGTTCCCCTTGTATTGCTGCTGATCTTAGTTCTAATCTATTTTGCATTGCGTGCGCTGATACCATCCCTGATCGTATTTTTTACATTACCGTTTGCTCTTCTTGGCGGACTTATCTATATCGATATGTTGCAGTTTAATATGAGTATAGCAGTGATCGTAGGTTTCCTTGCTCTTTTGGGTGTAGCAGCAGAAACAGCCATCGTAATGATCGTTTATCTTAAAGAGAGTGTTGAACAGATGCGTTTAAAAGTGGGAGACCGCTTTGACCTGAAGTATTTGAATGATGCCATCTATGAAGGTGCGGTACAAAGGGTCAGACCAAAACTGATGACCGTATTTGCGATACTGGCAGGTCTGCTCCCTATCATGTATACACATGGTGTCGGCTCCGAAGTAATGCAGCGTATCGCAGCACCGATGATAGGAGGAATGATCAGTTCTGCCCTACTCAGTCTTCTACTGATACCGATCTTTTATGAGATATACGAGAAGATACAACTAAAGAAAACAAAAAAGGAATGA
- a CDS encoding GMC family oxidoreductase, whose translation MSSFDVVIVGSGASGGAVAYTLCKAGYKVAMLEKGRLIGREEFSKDELAYCRRDIVTPSLFDEYHVIEEKIDGKWMATPTYESGWSFWNGNIVGGSSNLMSGMFHRMHPDDFRLKSKYGPIEGANVVDWPISYDDLEPYYTMAEEVVGVSGVYKKHPFEPWRSTPDFPQPPTKENEVVKLFDKSCHTLGITPLVTPRAVLSKDSGHRSACYYSNFCGSYGCSSGAKGSSREALLFPALATGKLTLMSNTYVKYLESNEEKVTSAVIIDTLTGKESKISADIFVMAAQAHESARLLFNSKNKHHPHGLSNSSGELGKNLIFSAGGSGQGELHKESLKEISFEALMQRGFFVNRSILDWYYIDHWWDGTFKGGSVEFMFEHQNIISRARKNNEEEGKLIWGKALGERVEKRFTESKSIRFEIFNDWLPNDDCFVSVDDNYKDKYGMPVGKLRVANHPHDLKVGNYIAKKCEDVLKEMGAKNIYSSITATPPQNLIAGGCRFGDDPKTSVLNKYCQSHDIPNLYVADASFMPTGGSVAYTWTIYANAFRVADHIVEHLSKI comes from the coding sequence ATGAGCAGTTTTGATGTGGTGATCGTGGGATCAGGAGCCAGTGGCGGGGCCGTAGCATATACGCTGTGTAAAGCAGGCTATAAGGTGGCTATGCTTGAAAAAGGGCGTTTGATAGGGCGTGAAGAGTTTAGTAAAGATGAACTGGCTTATTGTCGCAGGGATATTGTCACGCCTAGTTTGTTTGATGAGTATCATGTGATAGAAGAGAAGATAGACGGCAAATGGATGGCTACGCCGACCTATGAATCAGGATGGAGTTTTTGGAACGGTAATATCGTTGGAGGTTCATCCAATCTGATGAGTGGTATGTTTCACCGTATGCATCCTGATGACTTCAGGTTGAAAAGTAAATATGGTCCCATAGAGGGAGCCAATGTAGTAGACTGGCCAATTTCTTATGATGACCTGGAACCTTACTATACGATGGCTGAAGAGGTGGTTGGAGTTTCGGGAGTGTATAAGAAGCATCCATTTGAGCCATGGAGGAGTACTCCTGACTTCCCTCAGCCTCCTACCAAAGAGAACGAGGTTGTAAAGCTCTTTGACAAAAGTTGTCATACGCTTGGTATCACGCCGTTGGTGACTCCCCGTGCTGTGCTCTCTAAAGATTCGGGACATCGTAGTGCATGTTACTACTCCAATTTCTGTGGAAGTTATGGGTGTAGTTCGGGAGCGAAGGGAAGCTCCAGGGAGGCACTGCTTTTTCCTGCCCTGGCTACAGGCAAGCTGACATTGATGAGTAATACCTATGTCAAGTACCTTGAGAGCAATGAAGAGAAGGTGACTTCAGCTGTCATCATCGACACGTTAACAGGAAAAGAGAGCAAGATCTCAGCAGATATTTTTGTCATGGCTGCACAAGCTCATGAGAGCGCGAGGTTACTCTTTAACTCAAAAAACAAACATCACCCCCATGGTTTGTCCAACAGTTCCGGCGAGCTTGGGAAAAACCTGATCTTCTCTGCTGGGGGGTCAGGGCAGGGGGAACTGCATAAGGAGAGTCTTAAAGAGATAAGTTTTGAAGCTTTGATGCAAAGAGGGTTCTTTGTTAACCGATCGATCCTGGATTGGTACTATATAGATCATTGGTGGGACGGGACTTTTAAGGGTGGCTCAGTTGAATTTATGTTCGAACATCAAAATATCATCTCCCGAGCCCGTAAGAACAATGAAGAAGAGGGTAAGTTGATATGGGGGAAAGCATTGGGAGAGAGAGTCGAGAAACGCTTTACCGAGAGCAAGAGTATCCGTTTTGAGATATTTAATGACTGGCTGCCCAATGACGACTGTTTTGTAAGTGTAGATGATAATTACAAAGACAAATATGGAATGCCTGTAGGAAAACTACGTGTTGCAAACCACCCGCATGATCTTAAAGTGGGTAACTACATTGCCAAGAAATGTGAAGATGTACTTAAAGAGATGGGGGCAAAAAACATTTACAGTTCTATCACTGCCACGCCGCCGCAGAACCTGATAGCCGGGGGCTGCCGTTTCGGTGATGATCCCAAAACCTCTGTGCTAAACAAGTACTGTCAGTCCCATGACATCCCCAATCTTTATGTCGCAGATGCCAGTTTTATGCCAACAGGAGGTTCTGTTGCTTATACCTGGACGATCTATGCCAATGCATTCAGGGTTGCAGATCATATCGTAGAACATTTAAGTAAAATATAA
- the rplT gene encoding 50S ribosomal protein L20 codes for MRVKNGFVRHRRHKKLLKQARGFYSGRRKHFRKAKEQLERSLVYAYRDRRQKKRDFRRLWIVRINAAARLNDMNYSRFMHGLKVANIELDRKILADMAMNAPEAFTKVAEASKAALAK; via the coding sequence ATGAGAGTAAAAAACGGTTTTGTAAGACACAGACGTCATAAAAAACTACTAAAACAAGCTAGAGGATTCTACAGTGGTAGAAGAAAGCACTTTAGAAAAGCTAAAGAGCAGCTTGAAAGATCATTAGTATATGCTTACAGAGATAGAAGACAGAAAAAAAGAGACTTTAGAAGACTCTGGATCGTTCGTATCAATGCAGCAGCTAGACTTAACGACATGAACTACTCAAGATTCATGCACGGTCTTAAAGTTGCAAACATCGAGCTTGACAGAAAAATTCTTGCTGATATGGCAATGAACGCACCAGAAGCTTTCACAAAAGTAGCTGAAGCTTCAAAAGCAGCACTTGCAAAATAA
- a CDS encoding HvfX family Cu-binding RiPP maturation protein: protein MITHIYPRAREILSRGQDFALLFARLTVAYGFYGPAMRKWADIDAIAIWFGTLGIPFPTLNAYMAASTELSGVVLLTLGLFTRLISLPLIVVMIVAIVTVHLPHGFASGDNGFEIPLYYMLFLAIFASFGAGKFSLDYLIFGKDK from the coding sequence ATGATCACACATATCTATCCCAGAGCAAGGGAGATATTAAGTAGAGGGCAGGATTTCGCTCTTCTTTTTGCCAGGCTGACCGTAGCATATGGTTTTTATGGTCCTGCAATGAGAAAGTGGGCGGATATCGACGCTATCGCCATTTGGTTTGGAACATTAGGGATTCCCTTTCCTACACTCAATGCCTATATGGCTGCAAGTACCGAACTGTCAGGAGTTGTTCTGCTTACACTGGGACTTTTTACAAGACTGATCTCTCTGCCTTTAATTGTAGTAATGATCGTTGCTATCGTGACCGTACATCTGCCGCATGGCTTTGCTTCTGGAGATAACGGATTTGAGATTCCACTTTATTATATGTTATTTTTGGCTATTTTTGCTTCGTTCGGAGCTGGAAAGTTCAGTCTTGACTATCTCATTTTCGGTAAAGACAAATAA
- the ilvD gene encoding dihydroxy-acid dehydratase, with the protein MRSDEIKLGFSRAPHRSLLRATGVKEEDFDKPFIGVANSFIEIIPGHFFLNKVAEVIKEEIRANGCVPFEFNTIGVDDGIAMGHDGMLYSLPSREIIANSVETVMNAHKLDAMIAIPNCDKIVPGMIMGALRVNVPTVFVSGGPMQKGHTKDGKPIDLASAFEAVGKHETGEISDEELYDIECNACPSGGSCSGMFTANSMNTLMEAMGIALPGNGTILALTPERTELYKKAARRICQIAKMEQAEREKFKIRNILNENAVRNAFAVDMAMGGSSNTVLHMLAIAKEAEVDFNLEDINTISKRVSHIAKISPSLSTVHMEDINKAGGVNAVMHEMKKRGDDILADNLCIGGETLYEKIQDAKILDTNIIHTIDNPYSAVGGLAILYGNLAEQGAVIKTAGITGDRVFTGTAVCFNSQDEAIKGIINGKVKAGNVVVIRYEGPKGGPGMQEMLSPTSLIMGMGLGDKVALITDGRFSGATRGASIGHVSPEAAEGGLIGLLEDGDEIFIDVDNYILEAKLTFEEIAERRDRFKPIVKPLTSKWLKQYRALVTNASSGAVLEAE; encoded by the coding sequence ATGAGAAGTGACGAAATAAAACTTGGATTCAGCAGAGCACCACACAGAAGCTTGCTTCGTGCAACAGGTGTAAAAGAAGAAGACTTCGATAAACCGTTCATCGGGGTTGCCAACTCATTTATCGAAATCATTCCGGGACACTTTTTCCTCAACAAAGTAGCTGAAGTGATCAAAGAAGAGATCCGTGCGAACGGATGTGTACCATTTGAATTTAACACCATCGGCGTAGATGATGGTATAGCAATGGGGCATGATGGTATGCTCTACTCTCTTCCAAGCCGTGAAATCATCGCTAACTCGGTTGAAACGGTGATGAATGCACACAAACTAGATGCAATGATCGCCATCCCTAACTGTGATAAGATCGTACCGGGGATGATCATGGGCGCACTTCGTGTGAATGTTCCAACTGTATTTGTTTCAGGTGGACCGATGCAAAAAGGTCATACCAAAGATGGTAAACCTATCGACCTTGCTTCTGCTTTTGAAGCTGTAGGTAAACACGAGACCGGAGAGATCTCAGACGAGGAACTTTACGATATCGAGTGTAATGCCTGCCCAAGCGGAGGAAGCTGTTCAGGGATGTTTACGGCAAACTCTATGAATACACTTATGGAAGCAATGGGTATTGCTCTACCGGGTAACGGTACGATCCTTGCACTCACACCTGAAAGAACAGAGCTTTACAAAAAAGCTGCTCGCCGTATCTGTCAGATCGCTAAGATGGAACAAGCAGAGCGTGAAAAGTTTAAGATCAGAAATATCTTGAATGAAAATGCCGTACGCAATGCATTTGCTGTAGATATGGCTATGGGAGGAAGTTCAAACACTGTACTTCATATGCTGGCAATCGCAAAAGAAGCAGAAGTAGACTTCAACCTTGAAGATATCAACACGATCTCTAAAAGAGTTTCACATATCGCCAAGATCTCTCCGTCACTCTCAACAGTACACATGGAAGATATTAATAAGGCCGGTGGTGTAAATGCGGTAATGCACGAGATGAAAAAGCGTGGAGATGACATTCTGGCTGACAACCTTTGTATCGGAGGAGAGACACTTTATGAGAAGATCCAGGATGCTAAGATCCTAGATACCAACATCATCCACACGATCGATAATCCTTACTCAGCGGTTGGTGGTCTTGCCATCCTGTATGGTAACCTTGCAGAGCAAGGTGCCGTGATCAAAACTGCAGGGATTACAGGAGATAGAGTATTCACCGGGACAGCAGTATGTTTCAACTCTCAGGATGAAGCGATCAAAGGGATCATCAACGGTAAGGTAAAAGCCGGAAATGTTGTCGTTATCCGTTATGAAGGACCAAAAGGCGGACCAGGTATGCAAGAGATGCTCAGCCCTACCAGCCTTATCATGGGTATGGGACTCGGTGACAAAGTTGCACTGATCACTGACGGTAGATTCTCTGGAGCAACCAGAGGGGCAAGTATCGGTCACGTGAGCCCTGAAGCGGCTGAAGGCGGGCTGATTGGTCTGCTTGAAGACGGTGATGAGATCTTCATTGATGTAGACAACTATATCCTTGAGGCAAAACTCACTTTTGAAGAGATCGCAGAGAGAAGAGATAGGTTTAAACCGATCGTTAAACCGCTTACCAGCAAATGGCTCAAGCAATATAGAGCACTCGTTACCAATGCAAGTTCAGGTGCTGTTTTAGAAGCTGAGTAA
- the rpmI gene encoding 50S ribosomal protein L35, producing MPKMKSVKGAVKRFKVRKSGKIKRGTAFRSHILTKVDGKHHRSMRSPKHVDPADAKKIKAMIN from the coding sequence ATGCCTAAAATGAAGAGCGTAAAAGGCGCTGTAAAGCGTTTCAAGGTGAGAAAAAGCGGTAAAATCAAAAGAGGAACTGCTTTTAGAAGCCACATCCTTACTAAGGTAGATGGTAAACACCACAGATCAATGAGAAGCCCTAAGCATGTTGATCCAGCGGATGCTAAAAAAATCAAAGCGATGATCAACTAA
- a CDS encoding ferredoxin-thioredoxin reductase catalytic domain-containing protein yields the protein MQQIDMNSDEFQAELEKTWQFVEKVNKQFGFVQNPNEEVNEGVAMGLARNKLIYGKRFCPCFMVIGQTKEEQKAADNRICPCKPALEKEIPEDGLCHCGIFCTPEYAASQQLKDAAEEVAHTHSQGLTMGQAVALLKEEQLDSDELEALLEARALKMVNFTLMDVREYMEYQMEHIVGTDTLVPTSQFYAKIEEHHDKKQKPVIVYCHSGSRSFQVQHAMKSLGFEHVCNLRSGIIGYHGATQRGE from the coding sequence ATGCAACAGATCGATATGAATTCCGATGAGTTTCAAGCAGAACTTGAGAAGACCTGGCAATTTGTCGAGAAGGTCAATAAGCAGTTTGGTTTCGTACAAAACCCCAATGAAGAGGTGAATGAGGGGGTAGCTATGGGGCTCGCTCGAAACAAACTTATCTACGGTAAACGTTTCTGCCCCTGTTTTATGGTGATAGGGCAGACCAAAGAGGAACAAAAAGCAGCGGACAACCGTATCTGTCCATGTAAACCTGCCCTTGAAAAAGAGATTCCTGAAGATGGACTCTGTCACTGCGGTATCTTCTGTACCCCAGAGTATGCTGCCTCACAACAGCTCAAAGATGCCGCCGAAGAGGTAGCACACACCCATTCACAGGGACTTACAATGGGACAAGCTGTAGCACTTTTGAAAGAAGAGCAGCTTGATAGCGATGAACTTGAAGCACTGCTTGAGGCCAGGGCTTTGAAGATGGTTAATTTCACATTGATGGATGTACGCGAGTATATGGAGTATCAAATGGAACATATCGTAGGAACCGATACCCTTGTACCCACATCACAGTTCTATGCAAAGATCGAAGAACACCATGACAAGAAACAAAAACCGGTCATCGTCTACTGTCACTCAGGCAGTAGAAGCTTTCAAGTCCAGCATGCCATGAAATCACTGGGGTTTGAACACGTCTGCAACCTTCGTTCTGGCATCATTGGCTATCATGGGGCAACACAAAGAGGTGAATAG
- a CDS encoding C40 family peptidase: MKRLHTFLISLAVASLATTYASAETHKIKKGENLYSIAKANHTTVTELCKLNGLNKGDTLKIGKVLKVPGTQKAVATATYKVKSGDALYTIAKNHQTDVTTLKSLNGLKDNTLKAGQTLKVPALQSVKVATNTTPTPKSERKLAQTLASLPKSTYMKQEPSKKDVFNLGDIFFGEDANDDVVKVAKTKLGNRYVWGATGNKGTFDCSGFTKYCYKKNGVDIPRTSIMQSKYGKFIKRADLQKGDLIFFDTSRGRKGYVNHVGIYVGDNKFIHASSAKKKVVITSLDKTFYSQRYMGARRPE; this comes from the coding sequence TTGAAAAGACTGCATACATTTTTAATCTCACTTGCAGTGGCTTCCCTGGCTACAACTTATGCATCGGCTGAAACGCATAAGATAAAAAAAGGTGAAAATCTATACTCTATCGCAAAAGCGAATCATACTACGGTCACAGAACTCTGTAAACTCAATGGCCTTAACAAGGGTGACACACTTAAGATCGGAAAAGTATTAAAAGTTCCGGGTACGCAAAAAGCTGTAGCGACAGCGACATATAAAGTTAAAAGCGGTGATGCCCTCTACACTATCGCTAAAAATCATCAGACGGATGTGACAACACTTAAATCACTCAATGGTCTTAAAGATAATACACTGAAAGCGGGTCAGACGCTTAAAGTACCTGCACTACAATCAGTAAAAGTTGCAACGAATACAACTCCGACTCCAAAAAGCGAAAGAAAACTAGCACAGACGCTCGCAAGTTTGCCGAAGTCAACCTATATGAAACAAGAACCCTCTAAAAAAGATGTCTTTAATTTGGGAGACATTTTCTTTGGAGAGGACGCAAATGACGATGTTGTAAAGGTTGCTAAAACTAAATTGGGTAACCGATATGTATGGGGAGCTACTGGAAACAAAGGGACCTTTGATTGTTCAGGGTTTACAAAGTACTGTTATAAAAAGAATGGGGTTGATATCCCAAGAACCTCTATTATGCAATCTAAGTATGGTAAATTTATCAAAAGAGCAGATCTGCAAAAAGGTGATCTTATCTTTTTTGATACTTCCAGAGGACGTAAAGGATATGTTAACCATGTAGGTATCTATGTAGGAGACAACAAGTTTATCCATGCGTCTTCAGCAAAGAAAAAAGTAGTGATCACAAGTCTTGATAAAACATTTTATTCTCAACGCTATATGGGTGCAAGAAGACCCGAATAA
- a CDS encoding efflux RND transporter periplasmic adaptor subunit → MYRSLIILIMFTLTFSMQAEELKQTPEKTSEKPREQIQPTVSQLFNVTTVKVKKGSIAPKKTYYGYVVADDALMTDIVAWYSGFVEMLYTNQRYQRVNKGEALAKVYAPEVYKAKQDYLNSLRFGDKHPSPEMIKSARDKLELLGVDPKEIVSIEQTRRVDTMTTIYAPVSGWIVEKHINNGSAFKTMNTLFTIVDLEHVWVEMKLYQDDLENLKELNHFTIKIKGINNTFQAKKSLLYPMINPKESTATLRLTLQNPNDILMPGMYATISAAASQSTQLLIPRTAAIRKNGSWYAFLATEFKGEYEPVKIELKPLDDQYFIVTQGLDEGESIVNNALFMMDSDAQINSLY, encoded by the coding sequence ATGTACCGCTCTTTGATCATACTCATCATGTTCACACTCACATTTTCAATGCAAGCTGAAGAGCTGAAACAAACACCAGAGAAAACCAGCGAAAAACCTCGCGAACAGATACAACCTACGGTCAGTCAACTTTTCAACGTAACTACTGTCAAAGTCAAAAAAGGGTCTATTGCCCCTAAAAAGACCTATTACGGCTATGTAGTTGCCGATGATGCATTGATGACAGATATCGTAGCTTGGTATTCAGGATTTGTTGAAATGTTGTATACCAATCAAAGGTATCAACGGGTCAACAAGGGAGAAGCCCTTGCAAAAGTATACGCACCTGAGGTTTACAAAGCAAAGCAGGACTATCTCAACTCTTTAAGGTTCGGGGATAAACATCCATCTCCCGAGATGATAAAAAGTGCGAGAGACAAACTGGAACTTCTGGGAGTCGATCCTAAAGAGATAGTATCGATCGAACAAACCAGAAGAGTAGATACAATGACAACCATATATGCTCCCGTGAGCGGATGGATCGTAGAGAAACACATCAATAACGGTTCTGCATTCAAAACCATGAACACGCTCTTCACCATTGTCGACCTGGAACATGTCTGGGTTGAGATGAAACTGTACCAGGATGATCTAGAGAACCTTAAAGAGCTGAACCACTTCACTATAAAGATCAAGGGGATCAACAACACCTTTCAAGCCAAGAAGTCTCTGCTCTATCCTATGATAAACCCTAAAGAAAGCACTGCCACCTTGCGTTTAACACTTCAAAATCCCAATGATATTTTAATGCCGGGAATGTATGCGACCATCAGTGCAGCGGCATCACAAAGTACACAGCTTCTCATTCCCCGCACTGCAGCAATAAGAAAAAACGGCAGTTGGTATGCATTTTTGGCCACAGAGTTTAAAGGGGAGTATGAGCCTGTCAAGATCGAGCTTAAACCGCTTGATGACCAATACTTTATTGTGACACAAGGTTTAGATGAGGGAGAGAGTATTGTAAATAATGCGCTATTTATGATGGATTCAGATGCCCAGATCAATAGTTTATATTAG
- a CDS encoding gluconate 2-dehydrogenase subunit 3 family protein, with product MTRRDFLVTSAVVGLSTSIQAQGVSIESKELKAVEPIIAAVQQHMFPRESKLPSAKAMNTITFLLETITHSSYDRDIRRFVIEGAQELERRTEGKFLTMDSAEKERVLRSYEETSYGSNWLARIMTLTMEAIFSDPIYGSNIVQEGWKAVESFGGLPRPKQRYIYG from the coding sequence ATGACGCGAAGAGATTTTTTGGTAACCAGTGCTGTCGTTGGGCTGTCTACCTCTATACAAGCACAAGGAGTGAGTATAGAGTCTAAAGAGTTGAAAGCAGTAGAACCTATTATCGCAGCAGTACAGCAGCATATGTTCCCCCGAGAAAGCAAACTTCCTTCAGCCAAAGCGATGAATACGATCACCTTTCTTCTGGAGACAATTACGCATAGTAGCTATGACAGGGATATCAGACGCTTTGTGATAGAAGGTGCCCAAGAGCTGGAAAGACGTACAGAAGGTAAGTTCTTGACGATGGACAGTGCAGAAAAGGAGAGAGTGTTGCGAAGCTATGAGGAAACAAGTTATGGCAGTAATTGGCTTGCACGTATCATGACCTTGACAATGGAAGCGATCTTCTCTGATCCAATATACGGTTCTAATATCGTGCAAGAAGGATGGAAAGCGGTAGAGAGCTTTGGAGGATTGCCTCGACCAAAGCAAAGGTATATCTACGGATGA